Within the Polymorphobacter megasporae genome, the region GGATGGAGATCATTCAGCTCGCGGGTTACACCGAGGACGAAAAGGTCGAGATCGCCAAGCGTCACCTTCTGTTGAAGCAGTACGACAACCACGGTCTCAAGAAGACTGAGTTTGCCGTGACCGATGGGGCGTTGCGCGACCTGATTCGGTACCACACCCGCGAGGCTGGGGTGCGGACACTCGAGCGCGAGCTGGCGAAGCTGGCGCGCAAGTCGTTGCGGCGTATCCTCGAGGGCAAGGCGACGTCGGTGACTGTCGACTCGGACAACCTCCACGAGTTTGCCGGGGTCCGGAAGTACAAGTTCGGCGTCGGTGAGATCGAGGACCAGATCGGCGCGGTCACCGGGCTTGCCTGGACCGAAGTCGGTGGTGAATTGCTGACGATCGAGGCGGTCACTTCGCCCGGCAAGGGGACGATCAAGACGACCGGCAAGCTCGGCGACGTCATGACCGAATCGATTTCGGCAGCATTGTCGTTCGTCAAGGCGCGGTCGGTCACCTACGGAATCAAGCCGAGCCTGTTCGAGAAGAAGGAGATCCACATCCACGTTCCCGAAGGCGCGACTCCGAAGGACGGGCCAAGCGCGGGCGTGGCGATGGTCACCGCGATCGTCTCGACGCTGACGGGTATCCCGATTCGCAAGGACATCGCCATGACCGGCGAAGTCACGTTGCGCGGGCGGGTGCTGCCGATCGGCGGGCTCAAGGAGAAGCTGCTCGCGGCTTTACGTGGCGGGATCACCACGGTCCTGATTCCGGCGGAGAACGAGAAGGATCTCGCTGAGATCCCGAAGAACGTCACCGAGGGACTACGCATTATCCCGGTGGCGCACGCCGATCAGGTGCTCGAACACGCGCTGGTTTCGCCGCTGGTGCCGATCATCTGGAATGAGGCCGACGATCTCGCCGCGCGCCCCGATCCGGCCGCCGTTGCGGCCTCGATCGGTGACGGTGTCGCCATTCGTCACTAACTGCGGGCAACCACCTATTCGAAAGAGAAACCGCGCATTCGGCGCGGTTTCTTTTTGACTAGAGGACAGGGCTAGGGCGTAAGATCGACTGGGGGTCGGCAGGGGGGCACGATGTCCGCCGGAGACTGCAACCACCATGAACAAGTATGACCTTGTTACCTTCGTTGCTGAATCCACGGGGCTTGGACGGGTCGATTCGGGACGGGCCCTCGACGCTGCCCTCGAAGCGATCCAGGTCGCGCTGAGAGCGGGCGACGACGTCCGGCTGGTCGGCTTCGGGACGTTTCACGTCACCCACCGCAAGGCATTATCAGGCCGCAATCCGCGTACCGGGGATCCGATGTTACTCGGCGCGAGCAATCAGCCGAAGTTTACTCCCGGCAAACTGCTCAAGGCAGCGGTCAACTGACGTCGGCGAGCACTGCCGGCTTTACACCGGGCCGTCAGCCTCTTAGACGCGGTGCTCCCCGGCATGGGCGCGTAGCTCAGCGGTAGAGCACACCCTTCACACGGGTGGGGTCACAGGTTCAAACCCTGTCGCGCCCACCATGCCCCGGACCTCACTACTTTTGCAGCATGTTGCCGATCAGGCTGACGCTGAGCGCGACGACGATGATGTTGAACAGGAACGCAGCGAGCGCATGGCCGAGCGCGAGCCGCCGCATCGACTGCGAGGTGATCTGCACGTCGGACACTTGGAAGGTCATCCCGAGGACGAACGAGAAGTAGGCGAAGTCGCTGTAGTTCGGCATCGCGTCGCCGGGAAATTCGAGACCACCGCTATCCTGCTTTTCGCCGTCACCGCGGCCTGGCTCATCGTCGATATCGCCCGGGGCATAAAAG harbors:
- a CDS encoding HU family DNA-binding protein → MNKYDLVTFVAESTGLGRVDSGRALDAALEAIQVALRAGDDVRLVGFGTFHVTHRKALSGRNPRTGDPMLLGASNQPKFTPGKLLKAAVN